From Garra rufa chromosome 19, GarRuf1.0, whole genome shotgun sequence, the proteins below share one genomic window:
- the LOC141292467 gene encoding pecanex-like protein 3 — MGSQALQILRQGVWASLTGGWYVDPHQSTFSNCFHLYLWIFLLAFPFLLYMALPASLVVAGVYCAVIAAFFTAIKAVNFRLHAMFDLGEIVEKRQASFTTDPNRVEEGEEGSGAHDGSQRRDSGVGVEMTVFRKVNSTPPVRCSSQHSLFGLNQVSEFLPQLEDPGGSKDIKEFLQEQGSNNVIVTSAHRDVLRHNSQDNTSVTQSCLAGDYRGLIGVGDVLSGGFSSLHPTNCPSIPPSPSSQEDGDEKDQLDNGGVEQLSQQSPNGDGLGGYSPLGPSAESESLGDAPLSPLIKSSLSEELSENLLGLGLDPVTFAPGAEHPGSRTGVALAAGSTDSCFSGGGAATDRETLSTVSSYRSEKTDSTQLESPSLGQTHKPVSNAPSTALPQGKGLYQQRGDVLQGGSDTDDLSDSVLLRSPSKELSSGQGLDRTLVEGEDLPPLLTDIARPSLQDSSPSSSGPSETCDLDGGIPIPPLPPPRQASSVPSGLALGLVCSEPALPVSAPSYLLAEPPSLQAQQQVVRPKDLKLLRAGGSVGHRPGRRKAPRKRGAAGSSSFDCGSYRRHHNRGQHRDYIPVRSRLGAKAYSESLFEDSSDEDDGSDMSAGSSLGSQRRFSSDDEDDDEDDDSSSSTSCYSPDLANTGIASQPVPPQLPSPGEGEEPDTVGPPHSRSAQRSASTASAKTHARVLSMDGAGGGSNNTGTLSSTMLPLPLSSTPAPRPLTISKSDLEARTVHSEGFSRAHHRLDSLGGSWAGNQTGWRAVELLEEGAVGGAPEEGSKRDSVSSVKRTQAIRRRHNAGSNPTPPPSAMGSPPSLQDLQRVRTSSHSRTRTLPSALHFAASSLLLLPRSGVHEASTFDDTSEGAVHYFYDESGVKRSYTFGPAGGGYEDPVQERERQSQSSSFTSTDVQEVAPVLSMLQPRPVVLQGMQVRRVPLDMAEFDLDHESPHESQENTLMIEEKAKPKQYYRFWVLPGKWLRVRYDRLALLALLDRNRRVVENVFAVVLASLVAFLGFLLLLQGFFRDIWVFQFCLVIASCQYSLLKSVQPDAASPMHGHNWIIVYSRPVYFCLCCVLIWVFDLVGHSDSMLPFTLYGVTFFSAHFLLCARDMLIVFTLCFPVIFLFGLLPQVNTFLMCLLEQVDMHIFGGTATTSPLSSVYSLLRSILVAALVYGFCLGAINAPWGEAHVPVLFSVFCGLLLALSYHLSRQSSDPTILWSFVRSKFFPELESRTPEEPPLEIKDPLPEKLRNSVKETLHSDLVMCPLMAIITFAISASTVFIALQPALSFVLYILAGVVGFFTHYLLPQLRKQLPWFCLAHPVLRSREYSQFEVRDAAQLMWFEKLYAWLQCVEKYFIYPAVVLNSLTTEAHTVSQNPDKPGAYGRALFISVAGMKLLRSSFCVPSQQFVTLCFTALFFQFDYPRFSQTFLLDYYCMSILFSKLWDLLYKLRFVLTYIAPWQITWGSAFHAFAQPFAVPHSAMLFVQAVFSALFSTPLNPVLGSAVFVTSYTRPVKFWERDYNTKRVDHSNTRLATQLDRNPGADDNNLNSIFYEHLTRSLQHSLCGDLLLGRWGNYSTGDCFILASDYLNALVHIIEIGNGLVTFQLRGLEFRGTYCQQREVEAITEGVEEDEGCCCCEPGHLPHMLSFNAAFGQRWLAWEVAATKYVLEGYSISDNNAASMLQVFDLRKILITYYVKSIIYYVTRSPKLEEWLANETVQEALRPCLSPSYVDSDPTFNLNIDEDYDHRASGITPSSFCLVYLEWIKYCNSRRQTPVESEKDSPLVTLCFGLCILGRRALGTASHSMSASLEPFLYGLHALFKGDFRITSPRDEWVFADMDLLNRVVAPGVRMSLKLHQDHFTSPDEYEDPVVLYDAITANEEKMLISHEGDPVWRSAILANMPSLLALRHVMDDGSDEYKIIMLNKRFLSFRVIKVNRECVRGLWAGQQQELVFLRNRNPERGSIQNAKQALRNMINSSCDQPIGYPIYVSPLTTSYAGAHVQLRSVWGGPISPHNIYTWFISSWDRLQKGCGAGCNSGGNIEDSDCGGGSTSISNNPAAHPPQNTVSSIPQPHPMTVQPSMGTDNPVGPSWPLHPQPLPLALLSQSEGRMDAGLVSSLHRTSSIHGLLGQHLSSSQLSFSSSMALPPADRFCPSSLQDNPSHRASQRGLSLGQGSGLPYEALYSKWSLPGRKGFNGPAVMEGDGSASQSIRTQPLQPPLPVLPSDVSPTLDPMGAVIPSETTPLTSSDPPSARDESTELPLLEHLR; from the exons GCCCTTCCTGCCAGTTTAGTGGTGGCTGGGGTGTACTGCGCTGTGATAGCGGCCTTTTTTACGGCCATAAAAGCAGTGAACTTTCGACTACATGCCATGTTTGACCTGGGCGAGATTGTGGAGAAGAGGCAGGCCTCGTTCACCACAGACCCCAATAGAGTGGAAGAAGGAGAGGAAGGCTCTGGCGCACATGACGGAAGCCAACGCAG GGACAGTGGTGTCGGTGTGGAAATGACGGTGTTCCGAAAGGTGAACTCCACCCCTCCTGTACGCTGCAGTTCCCAGCACTCACTATTTGGATTGAACCAGGTGTCG GAATTTTTACCACAGCTTGAAGACCCTGGAGGCTCAAAGG ATATTAAAGAGTTCCTGCAGGAGCAGGGCAGTAATAATGTGATCGTGACCTCTGCACATAGAGACGTCCTTCGACACAACTCTCAGGACAACACTA GTGTGACGCAATCCTGCTTGGCTGGGGATTACAGAGGGCTAATTGGTGTGGGCGATGTATTGTCGGGAGGTTTTAGTAGCCTTCACCCAACAAATTGTCCTTCCATCCCACCATCCCCATCCAGCCAAGAAGATGGAGATGAGAAGGACCAGTTGGATAATGGGGGTGTGGAGCAACTATCTCAGCAGAGCCCCAATGGGGACGGGCTAGGGGGCTACTCCCCCCTCGGGCCTTCGGCTGAGTCTGAGAGTCTGGGAGATGCTCCTCTCAGCCCTCTTATCAAGAGTAGCTTGAGCGAGGAGCTAAGCGAGAACTTGTTGGGCTTAGGTCTTGACCCCGTCACTTTTGCCCCCGGTGCTGAGCACCCAGGCAGCCGCACCGGGGTGGCCCTGGCTGCAGGCTCCACCGACAGCTGCTTCAGTGGAGGTGGAGCGGCTACAGACAGAGAGACTCTTAGTACGGTCAGTAGCTACCGCAGTGAGAAAACGGACTCAACCCAGCTTGAGAGCCCTTCGTTGGGCCAGACGCATAAACCCGTGTCTAACGCTCCTTCCACAGCTTTGCCTCAGGGTAAAGGACTCTATCAGCAGCGTGGAGATGTGCTCCAGGGTGGTAGTGACACGGATGACCTGTCAGACAGCGTGTTGCTACGCTCACCCTCCAAAGAGCTCTCCTCTGGGCAGGGCCTGGACAGAACTCTGGTGGAGGGGGAGGACCTTCCCCCTTTGCTTACGGACATTGCACGGCCCTCCTTGCAGGACTCATCGCCGTCTAGTAGCGGGCCTTCTGAGACCTGTGATCTTGATGGTGGCATCCCTATACCCCCTCTTCCTCCTCCGCGCCAGGCCAGCTCTGTACCATCAGGGTTGGCTCTGGGTTTGGTCTgctcagagcctgctctgccAGTCTCTGCTCCGTCCTACCTCCTAGCAGAGCCGCCATCTCTGCAAGCGCAGCAGCAGGTGGTGCGACCTAAAGATCTCAAACTTCTACGTGCTGGCGGCAGTGTGGGTCACCGACCCGGTCGCAGGAAAGCTCCCCGCAAACGAGGTGCTGCTGGCAGTAGCAGTTTCGACTGTGGCTCCTACCGCCGGCACCACAACCGTGGCCAACACAGAGACTACATCCCTGTACGCAGTCGGCTGGGTGCCAAAGCCTATAGCGAGAGCTTGTTCGAGGATTCCAGCGATGAAGATGATGGCAGTGACATGAGTGCAGGCTCTAGTCTAGGATCCCAACGCCGCTTCAGCTCTGATGACGAAgacgatgatgaagatgatgattcTAGCTCCTCTACCTCCTGCTACTCACCCGATCTGGCGAATACTGGCATCGCTTCCCAACCTGTCCCCCCTCAACTACCTAGTCCTGGAGAGGGGGAGGAGCCTGACACAGTAGGACCCCCCCATTCTCGCAGTGCTCAGCGATCAGCCAGCACAGCAAGTGCCAAGACTCATGCCAGGGTGCTCAGCATGGATGGCGCCGGTGGTGGCTCCAACAACACAGGGACCCTTTCCTCTACTATGCTACCTTTACCACTTTCTTCTACTCCTGCCCCACGTCCACTCACCATCTCTAAATCAGATCTTGAGGCTCGGACAGTGCACTCAGAGGGCTTTTCCAGGGCCCACCATAGGCTAGACTCTCTTGGAGGCTCCTGGGCTGGGAACCAGACGGGCTGGAGGGCAGTAGAGCTGCTGGAAGAGGGCGCAGTAGGAGGAG CACCAGAGGAGGGAAGTAAACGTGACTCTGTGAGCAGTGTAAAAAGGACGCAGGCCATTCGTAGGCGTCATAATGCTGGTAGCAACCCCACCCCGCCTCCTTCTGCCATGGGCTCTCCTCCAAGTCTTCAAGACCTTCAGAGAGTCCGAACTTCCTCTCACTCCCGGACACGAACGTTACCCTCTGCTCTGCACTTCGCCGCTTCATCTTTACTGCTGCTGCCACGCAGCGGCGTTCACGAGGCATCCACCTTTGATGACACTTCAGAGGGAGCTGTGCACTACTTTTATGATGAAAGCG GAGTAAAGAGGTCTTATACTTTTGGGCCTGCTGGTGGTGGATATGAGGACCCTGTCCA GGAGCGAGAGCGACAGTCACAGTCCTCTAGCTTTACCTCTACTGATGTCCAGGAGGTGGCGCCAGTGCTGTCAATGCTGCAGCCCAGACCGGTGGTCCTCCAGGGCATGCAGGTCCGCAGGGTGCCTCTGGATATGGCAGAG TTTGACCTAGATCATGAATCCCCTCATGAATCCCAGGAGAACACACTGATGATTGAGGAAAAGGCCAAGCCTAAACAGTATTACCGTTTCTGGGTGCTGCCAGGGAAATGGCTAAGAGTTCGTTATGACAGGCTTGCTTTGCTAGCCTTACTGGACAGGAACCGACGTGTAGTGGAGAATGTGTTTGCGGTGGTGTTGGCCAGCTTAGTGGCCTTCCTTGGCTTCCTGTTGCTTCTCCAAGGCTTTTTTAGGGACATCTGGGTCTTCCAGTTCTGCCTAGTCATTGCCAGCTGTCAGTACTCATTGCTAAAG AGTGTGCAGCCTGATGCGGCATCTCCAATGCAT GGCCATAACTGGATCATTGTGTACAGCCGACCAGTGTATTTCTGCTTGTGTTGTGTGCTGATCTGGGTGTTTGACCTGGTTGGCCACTCAGACAGTATGCTGCCTTTCACCCTCTACGGGGTCACCTTCTTCTCAGCCCACTTTCTCCTCTGCGCTAGAGACATGCTCATAG TCTTCACCCTCTGTTTCCCCGTCATCTTCCTGTTTGGGCTTCTACCTCAGGTCAACACGTTCCTCATGTGTTTGTTGGAACAGGTTGACATGCACATTTTTGGTGGAACTG CAACTACAAGCCCCCTGTCTTCAGTTTATAGTCTGTTGCGCAGTATATTGGTGGCAGCTCTGGTTTATGGATTTTGCCTTGGTGCCATCAAT gCTCCATGGGGAGAAGCACATGTCCCAGTGCTCTTCTCTGTGTTCTGTGGCCTCCTTCTGGCCTTGTCCTATCATCTGAGCAGGCAGAGCAGCGACCCAACAATCCTCTG GTCTTTTGTCCGCTCCAAGTTCTTCCCAGAGCTGGAGAGCAGAACGCCAGAAGAGCCGCCATTAGAGATTAAAGACCCTCTCCCAGAGAAATTGCGCAACTCAGTG AAAGAAACTCTTCATTCAGATCTGGTCATGTGCCCTCTTATGGCCATTATCACCTTTGCCATTAGTGCCAGCACCGTCTTTATTGCTCTGCAG CCTGCTCTCAGTTTCGTCCTGTACATCTTGGCTGGGGTGGTAGGGTTCTTCACACACTACCTCCTGCCTCAGCTACGAAAACAGCTGCCCTGGTTCTGCTTGGCCCACCCTGTGCTGCGCTCCAGAGAATACAGCCAGTTTGAGGTCCGAG ATGCTGCTCAGCTCATGTGGTTTGAGAAGCTGTATGCTTGGTTGCAGTGTGTGGAGAAGTATTTCATCTACCCGGCTGTCGTGCTCAACTCCCTCACCACTGAAGCTCACACTGTCAGCCAAAACCCTGACAAACCTGGAGCCTA TGGCCGTGCCCTATTCATCTCAGTGGCTGGAATGAAGCTGCTTCGTTCGTCCTTCTGTGTCCCGTCTCAGCAGTTTGTCACTCTGTGCTTCACCGCACTCTTCTTCCAATTCGACTACCCACGCTTTTCACAGACCTTCCTCCTCGACTACTACTGCATGTCCATCCTCTTCAGCAAG CTGTGGGATCTGCTGTATAAGCTGCGTTTTGTGCTGACCTACATTGCACCTTGGCAGATCACATGGGGTTCTGCTTTCCACGCCTTCGCTCAGCCGTTCGCCGTTCCCC ACTCAGCCATGCTGTTTGTGCAAGCTGTGTTTTCAGCTCTCTTTTCCACTCCTCTGAACCCTGTGCTGGGCAGCGCTGTTTTCGTTACTTCATACACCCGGCCTGTGAAGTTCTGGGAGCGAGACTACAA CACCAAACGGGTGGATCACTCTAACACACGTCTGGCCACACAGCTAGACCGCAACCCTG GTGCTGATGATAACAACTTGAACTCCATCTTCTATGAGCATCTGACACGCTCTCTGCAGCACTCGCTGTGTGGGGATCTTTTGCTGGGCCGCTGGGGAAACTACAGCACTGGAGACTGCTTCATCCTGGCCTCCGACTACCTCAATGCTCTCGTACACATCATTGAGATCGGCAACGGCCTTGTCACTTTTCAGCTCAGAGGCTTGGAGTTCAGAG GAACATATTGCCAGCAGAGGGAGGTGGAGGCGATCACTGAAGGGGTGGAGGAAGATGAAGGCTGTTGCTGCTGTGAGCCAGGTCATCTCCCCCACATGCTGTCCTTCAATGCAGCCTTTGGTCAGCGCTGGTTGGCTTGGGAGGTGGCAGCTACTAAATACGTGCTGGAGGGCTACAGCATTAGTGACAACAATGCAGCTTCCATGCTTCAAGTATTCGACCTGCGTAAAATTCTCATCACATATTATGTCAAG AGTATCATCTACTATGTGACCCGCTCGCCCAAACTGGAAGAGTGGTTGGCCAACGAGACGGTGCAGGAAGCGTTGCGGCCCTGCCTCAGCCCTTCCTACGTGGATAGTGATCCCACCTTCAATCTGAATATAGATGAAGACTATGACCACCGTGCTTCTGGCATCACTCCCTCTTCCTTCTGTTTAGTGTACCTGGAGTGGATCAAATACTGCAACAGCCGCAGACAAACG CCAGTTGAGAGTGAGAAGGATTCCCCTCTGGTCACACTGTGTTTTGGGTTGTGTATTCTGGGCCGCCGAGCTCTGGGTACCGCCTCCCACAGCATGTCAGCCAG CTTGGAGCCCTTTCTCTACGGCCTTCATGCTCTGTTCAAGGGTGACTTTCGTATCACCTCTCCTAGAGATGAGTGGGTTTTTGCAGACATGGATCTGCTGAACAGGGTGGTGGCTCCAGGTGTACGAATGTCCCTCAAACTGCACCAG GATCACTTCACCTCTCCTGATGAGTATGAGGACCCAGTGGTGCTGTACGATGCTATCACTGCTAACGAAGAGAAGATGCTGATCTCTCACGAGGGCGATCCTGTGTGGCGCAGCGCTATTTTGGCTAACATGCCTTCTCTGCTTGCTCTCCGCCATGTTATGGATGACGGCAGCGATGAGTACAAGATCATCATGCTGAACAAACGCTTtctcagcttcagagtcatcaag GTGAACCGGGAGTGTGTACGCGGACTGTGGGCCGGACAGCAGCAGGAGCTGGTTTTCCTGCGAAACCGGAACCCTGAACGCGGCAGCATCCAGAATGCCAAACAAGCCCTGAGGAACATGATTAACTCATCCTGTGACCAGCCCATCGGGTACCCCATCTACGTTTCCCCACTCACCACCTCCTACGCCGGGGCCCATGTTCAGCTACGTTCGGTCTGGGGAGGCCCCATCAGCCCCCACAACATATACACCTGGTTCATCAGCAGCTGGGACAG GCTTCAGAAGGGTTGTGGTGCCGGATGTAACAGCGGAGGAAACATTGAGGATTCAGACTGTGGTGGCGGCTCTACATCCATCAGTAACAACCCTGCAGCTCATCCTCCCCAGAACACAGTGTCCAGCATCCCTCAGCCTCATCCCATGACTGTACAGCCCTCAATGG GGACTGACAACCCTGTTGGACCTTCTTGGCCGCTGCATCCCCAGCCCCTCCCACTTGCCCTGCTTAGCCAATCAGAGGGTAGGATGGATGCAGGGCTGGTTAGCTCCTTGCACCGCACCTCTTCCATCCATGGGCTTTTGGGGCAACACTTGTCCAGCTCGCAGCTGTCTTTCAGTAGTTCAATGGCCCTGCCGCCTGCAGACCGCTTCTGCCCCAGTAGCCTGCAGGACAACCCCAGTCACAGGGCATCTCAGAGAGGCCTAAGCCTGGGCCAGGGCAGCGGGCTGCCCTATGAGGCCCTGTACAGCAAATGGAGTCTGCCAGGGAGGAAAGGATTCAACGGACCTGCTGTAATGGAAGGGGACGGCTCAGCATCACAGAGCATACGCACACAG